Proteins from a genomic interval of Streptomyces fodineus:
- the tal gene encoding transaldolase, whose product MTDALKRLSEEGVAIWLDDLSRKRITSGNLAELIDQQHVVGVTTNPTIFQKAISGGDGYEQQVTDLAARKVTVEEAIRMITTADVRDAADILRPVFDATGGQDGRVSIEVDPRLAHNTAATVAEAKQLAWLVDRPNTLIKIPATKAGLPAITEVIGLGISVNVTLIFSLERYREVMAAYLAGLEKAKERGLDLSLIRSVASFFVSRVDTEIDKRLDGIGTEEATALRGKAAVANARLAYQAYEEVFSSSRWNALENAGAHKQRPLWASTGVKDPAYPDTLYVTELVAPNTVNTMPEATLEATEEHGEISGDTIRGTYEQARADLDALEKLGISYDDVVQVLEDEGVEKFEASWNDLLKSTQAELERLAPSEG is encoded by the coding sequence ATGACAGACGCACTCAAGCGCCTCTCCGAAGAAGGCGTCGCGATCTGGCTGGACGACCTGTCGCGCAAGCGGATCACGTCCGGCAACCTCGCCGAGCTGATCGACCAGCAGCACGTCGTGGGCGTCACCACCAACCCGACGATCTTCCAGAAGGCGATCAGCGGCGGCGACGGCTACGAGCAGCAGGTCACCGACCTCGCCGCCCGCAAGGTCACCGTCGAAGAGGCCATCCGCATGATCACCACGGCGGACGTCCGCGACGCCGCCGACATCCTGCGCCCCGTCTTCGACGCCACCGGCGGTCAGGACGGCCGGGTCTCCATCGAGGTCGACCCGCGCCTCGCGCACAACACGGCGGCCACCGTCGCCGAGGCCAAGCAGCTGGCCTGGCTGGTCGACCGGCCCAACACGCTCATCAAGATCCCGGCCACCAAGGCGGGTCTGCCGGCGATCACCGAGGTCATCGGCCTCGGCATCAGTGTCAACGTCACGCTGATCTTCTCGCTGGAGCGCTACCGCGAGGTCATGGCCGCCTACCTGGCCGGTCTGGAGAAGGCCAAGGAGCGCGGCCTCGACCTGTCGCTGATCCGTTCCGTGGCGTCGTTCTTCGTGTCCCGTGTGGACACCGAGATCGACAAGCGGCTGGACGGGATCGGCACCGAGGAGGCCACGGCGCTGCGCGGCAAGGCCGCCGTCGCCAACGCGCGCCTCGCCTACCAGGCGTACGAGGAGGTCTTCTCCTCGAGCCGCTGGAACGCGCTGGAGAACGCGGGCGCCCACAAGCAGCGTCCGCTGTGGGCGTCGACCGGTGTGAAGGACCCGGCCTACCCGGACACGCTGTACGTGACCGAGCTGGTCGCTCCGAACACGGTCAACACCATGCCGGAGGCCACGCTGGAGGCCACCGAGGAGCACGGCGAGATCAGCGGCGACACCATCCGCGGCACCTACGAGCAGGCGCGTGCCGATCTCGACGCGCTGGAGAAGCTCGGCATCTCGTACGACGACGTGGTGCAGGTGCTGGAGGACGAGGGCGTCGAGAAGTTCGAGGCGTCCTGGAACGACCTGCTGAAGTCCACCCAGGCGGAGCTCGAGCGCCTCGCCCCTTCGGAGGGCTGA
- the zwf gene encoding glucose-6-phosphate dehydrogenase, with translation MSPVSGSGANPLRDPADRRLPRIAGPSGLVIFGVTGDLSRKKLMPAVYDLANRGLLPPGFSLVGFARREWENEDFAAEVHDAVKAHARTPFREEVWQQLIQGMRFVQGTFDDDDAFERLRATIEELDKAQGTGGNFAFYLSVPPRSFPVVIQQLKKHGLADQSGGSWRRAVIEKPFGHDLKSAEELNKVVHEVFEPDQVFRIDHYLGKETVQNILALRFANTMFEPIWNRSFVDHVQITMAEDIGIGGRAGYYDGIGAARDVIQNHLLQLMALTAMEEPASFGADALAAEKEKVLGAVRLPRDLGASTVRGQYAGGWQGGEKVIGYLEEDGIDAKSKTDTYAAIKLEIDNRRWAGVPFYLRTGKRLGRRVTEIAVVFQRAPHSPFDTTATEELGQNAIVIRVQPDEGVTVRFGSKVPGTSMEIRDVSMDFAYGESFTESSPEAYERLILDVLLGDANLFPRTEEVELSWKILDPIEEYWDKHGRPAQYPSGTWGPAEADEMLARDGRSWRRP, from the coding sequence TTGTCACCCGTTTCCGGTTCCGGAGCGAACCCGCTCCGTGACCCGGCCGACCGACGGCTCCCGCGTATCGCGGGGCCGTCGGGCCTGGTCATCTTCGGGGTCACGGGCGACCTGTCCCGCAAGAAGCTGATGCCCGCGGTGTACGACCTCGCCAACCGGGGACTGCTGCCGCCGGGCTTCTCACTGGTGGGCTTCGCCCGCCGCGAGTGGGAGAACGAGGACTTCGCCGCCGAGGTCCACGACGCCGTCAAGGCGCACGCCCGTACGCCGTTCCGGGAGGAGGTCTGGCAGCAGCTCATCCAGGGGATGCGCTTCGTCCAGGGCACCTTCGACGACGACGACGCCTTCGAGCGGCTGCGCGCCACCATCGAGGAACTGGACAAGGCACAGGGCACGGGCGGCAACTTCGCCTTCTACCTGTCGGTGCCGCCGCGCTCCTTCCCGGTGGTCATCCAGCAGCTGAAGAAGCACGGTCTGGCCGACCAGTCGGGCGGTTCCTGGCGGCGCGCGGTCATCGAGAAGCCGTTCGGCCACGACCTGAAGTCGGCCGAGGAACTGAACAAGGTCGTGCACGAGGTGTTCGAGCCGGACCAGGTGTTCCGGATCGACCACTACCTCGGCAAGGAGACCGTCCAGAACATCCTGGCGCTGCGCTTCGCCAACACCATGTTCGAGCCGATCTGGAACCGGTCCTTCGTGGACCATGTGCAGATCACCATGGCCGAGGACATCGGCATCGGCGGCCGGGCCGGCTACTACGACGGCATCGGCGCCGCCCGCGATGTCATCCAGAACCACCTGCTCCAGCTCATGGCGCTGACGGCCATGGAGGAGCCCGCCTCCTTCGGCGCGGACGCGCTGGCCGCGGAGAAGGAGAAGGTCCTCGGCGCGGTCCGGCTGCCCAGGGATCTGGGCGCCTCGACCGTGCGTGGGCAGTACGCGGGCGGCTGGCAGGGCGGCGAGAAGGTCATCGGCTACCTCGAAGAGGACGGCATCGACGCCAAGTCGAAGACCGACACCTACGCGGCGATCAAGCTGGAGATCGACAACCGCCGCTGGGCGGGCGTCCCCTTCTATCTGCGCACCGGCAAGCGCCTCGGCCGCCGGGTGACGGAGATCGCCGTCGTCTTCCAGCGGGCCCCGCACTCGCCCTTCGACACCACGGCGACGGAGGAGCTGGGCCAGAACGCGATCGTCATCCGCGTCCAGCCGGACGAGGGCGTGACCGTGCGGTTCGGTTCGAAGGTGCCGGGCACCTCGATGGAGATCCGGGACGTCTCCATGGACTTCGCCTACGGCGAGTCGTTCACGGAGTCCAGCCCGGAGGCGTACGAACGGCTGATCCTGGACGTGCTGCTCGGCGACGCCAACCTCTTCCCGCGCACGGAGGAGGTCGAGTTGTCCTGGAAGATCCTCGACCCGATCGAGGAGTACTGGGACAAGCACGGCAGGCCCGCACAGTACCCGTCGGGCACCTGGGGCCCCGCCGAGGCGGACGAGATGCTCGCACGAGACGGACGGAGCTGGCGCCGGCCATGA